The Pseudomonas sp. G2-4 genome window below encodes:
- a CDS encoding class I SAM-dependent methyltransferase, translating to MNAPSPLVRLAPITANLLQRNPKILLGGTHQPTLLRYLDGWPRRSHGPAAFLIQFVEDGESLARFANDSFDLAVIQSPSAADAPEMIRQLTRVARQGLITRR from the coding sequence ATGAACGCACCCAGCCCCCTTGTACGTCTAGCGCCGATCACGGCGAACCTTCTGCAACGCAATCCAAAAATTCTCCTGGGCGGTACCCACCAGCCAACGCTGTTGCGTTATCTCGACGGCTGGCCGCGACGTAGCCACGGGCCTGCGGCTTTCCTGATCCAGTTTGTCGAAGACGGTGAGTCCCTGGCACGTTTTGCCAACGACAGTTTCGACCTGGCTGTCATCCAGTCCCCAAGTGCGGCCGACGCGCCTGAAATGATCCGGCAACTGACCCGTGTCGCGCGGCAGGGATTGATCACCCGTCGTTGA
- the greB gene encoding transcription elongation factor GreB has product MSRYRPPRTAGTALITPEGEARMRAEFHELWHVRRPQVTQSVSEAAAQGDRSENAEYTYGKKMLREIDSRVRFLTKRLEALKVVSEKPSDPNKVYFGAWVTVEDEDGKEARYRIVGPDELDLKQNLISIDSPLARALIGKALDAEVSVQTPTGEKRVYIVDIAYP; this is encoded by the coding sequence ATGAGCCGCTATCGTCCACCCCGCACCGCCGGCACCGCGCTGATCACCCCCGAGGGTGAAGCGCGGATGCGCGCCGAATTCCATGAACTGTGGCATGTGCGCCGTCCTCAAGTGACCCAGTCGGTCAGCGAAGCGGCAGCCCAGGGTGATCGTTCGGAAAATGCCGAATACACCTACGGCAAGAAAATGCTGCGGGAAATCGACAGCCGCGTGCGCTTCCTCACCAAACGCCTTGAGGCGCTTAAGGTCGTCAGCGAAAAACCCAGTGATCCCAACAAGGTGTATTTCGGCGCCTGGGTCACTGTCGAAGATGAAGATGGCAAAGAAGCGCGCTATCGCATCGTCGGTCCGGACGAGCTGGATTTGAAACAGAACCTGATCAGTATCGATTCACCGTTGGCGCGGGCACTGATCGGCAAGGCCCTGGACGCCGAAGTCAGCGTCCAGACGCCAACAGGAGAGAAACGGGTCTACATCGTGGACATTGCTTACCCGTAA